One genomic region from Biomphalaria glabrata chromosome 7, xgBioGlab47.1, whole genome shotgun sequence encodes:
- the LOC106068299 gene encoding putative tyrosine carboxypeptidase MATCAP2 isoform X3, with protein sequence MEVVYKLHLNNQKKYVQKPYLNTGNGQISNQARKQSKKKCFSPCRLDELAAPPARLRLLPVHQKMTNIRLKKLPLLAAVKPENVKAEKDRFMRANFNYNPYFMYKGCTDDKTMNTFNYPSDRYLPEAILILENTIAHFGNFETFEKVTGGPPITRAGVLSLTKQYLANENLEDEVRIILKDDLISRGSFINSHGYYTVHLRCANLRENCLEGLLNHEVGTHYLRSYNNKLQPWATLDERNKLDIGPVNPTEEGLASLHSIMFRSKPFLWRIALLYYTTYKASKMSFKDTFSDLSKYVENPDIRWEYCMRAKRGQLDTSRPGSFCKDQVYLVGVLQLLKRRKNLDFPMLLRLGKISFRDVNRRCVTDAAKLDKTRIPKFMEDLESYHQKLDNVVKTNGLTDILSHVE encoded by the exons ATGGAAGTTGTGTACAAACTGCatttaaataatcaaaaaaaatatgttcaaaagCCTTATTTAAATACAGGAAATGGTCAAATTTCTAATCAAGCaagaaaacaaagcaaaaaaaaatgtttttctcctTGTCGCTTAGATGAACTTGCAGCTCCACCAGCCAGATTGCGTCTTCTTCCAGTGCATCAAAAAATGACGAATATTAGATTGAAGAAACTTCCTTTGCTTGCAGCAGTTAAACCAGAGAATGTGAAAGCTGAAAAAGATAGGTTCATGAGAGCAAACTTCAATTACAACCCTTACTTTATGTATAAAGGATGTACAGATGATAAAACTATGAATACATTCAATTATCCATCTGACAGATATTTGCCAGAG GCCATATTAATTCTTGAAAACACAATAGCCCATTTTGGAAACTTTGAAACCTTTGAAAAGGTGACAGGAGGACCCCCGATAACAAGGGCTGGAGTTTTAAGCCTGACAAAACA GTATTTGGCCAATGAAAATTTAGAGGATGAAGTGCGCATCATTCTCAAAGATGACCTGATCAGCAGAGGCTCCTTCATCAACAGCCATGGCTATTACACAGTGCACCTACGTTGTGCTAATCTTAGAGAAAACTGTCTTGAAGGTTTGCTCAATCATGAAGTAG GTACACATTATTTACGTAGTTACAACAATAAACTCCAGCCTTGGGCTACTTTAGATGAAAGAAATAAATTAGACATTGGTCCTGTCAATCCAACAGAAGAGGGTCTCGCTTCACTTCACAGTATCATGTttag AAGTAAACCTTTCCTGTGGCGCATAGCTCTATTGTACTACACCACCTATAAAGCTTCCAAAATGTCCTTTAAAGATACCTTCAGTGACCTTTCTAAATATGTGGAAAATCCTGATATCAGGTGGGAATACTGTATGCGAGCAAAGCGAGGACAGTTGGACACATCAAGGCCAG GAAGCTTTTGCAAAGATCAAGTCTATTTAGTGGGTGTCTTGCAGTTacttaaaagaagaaaaaatttagattttcCGATGCTTCTACGGCTAGGTAAAATATCATTTCGGGATGTGAATCGCAGATGTGTAACAGATGCTGCTAAATTAGACAAGACCAGAATCCCAAAGTTCATGGAAGATTTAGAGAGTTATCATCAGAAACTAGACAATGTTGTCAAAACCAATGGTCTTACAGATATATTGTCACATGTAGAATGA
- the LOC106068299 gene encoding putative tyrosine carboxypeptidase MATCAP2 isoform X2, with the protein MEVVYKLHLNNQKKYVQKPYLNTGNGQISNQARKQSKKKCFSPCRLDELAAPPARLRLLPVHQKMTNIRLKKLPLLAAVKPENVKAEKDRFMRANFNYNPYFMYKGCTDDKTMNTFNYPSDRYLPEAILILENTIAHFGNFETFEKVTGGPPITRAGVLSLTKQYLANENLEDEVRIILKDDLISRGSFINSHGYYTVHLRCANLRENCLEGLLNHEVVYFPGTHYLRSYNNKLQPWATLDERNKLDIGPVNPTEEGLASLHSIMFSKPFLWRIALLYYTTYKASKMSFKDTFSDLSKYVENPDIRWEYCMRAKRGQLDTSRPGSFCKDQVYLVGVLQLLKRRKNLDFPMLLRLGKISFRDVNRRCVTDAAKLDKTRIPKFMEDLESYHQKLDNVVKTNGLTDILSHVE; encoded by the exons ATGGAAGTTGTGTACAAACTGCatttaaataatcaaaaaaaatatgttcaaaagCCTTATTTAAATACAGGAAATGGTCAAATTTCTAATCAAGCaagaaaacaaagcaaaaaaaaatgtttttctcctTGTCGCTTAGATGAACTTGCAGCTCCACCAGCCAGATTGCGTCTTCTTCCAGTGCATCAAAAAATGACGAATATTAGATTGAAGAAACTTCCTTTGCTTGCAGCAGTTAAACCAGAGAATGTGAAAGCTGAAAAAGATAGGTTCATGAGAGCAAACTTCAATTACAACCCTTACTTTATGTATAAAGGATGTACAGATGATAAAACTATGAATACATTCAATTATCCATCTGACAGATATTTGCCAGAG GCCATATTAATTCTTGAAAACACAATAGCCCATTTTGGAAACTTTGAAACCTTTGAAAAGGTGACAGGAGGACCCCCGATAACAAGGGCTGGAGTTTTAAGCCTGACAAAACA GTATTTGGCCAATGAAAATTTAGAGGATGAAGTGCGCATCATTCTCAAAGATGACCTGATCAGCAGAGGCTCCTTCATCAACAGCCATGGCTATTACACAGTGCACCTACGTTGTGCTAATCTTAGAGAAAACTGTCTTGAAGGTTTGCTCAATCATGAAGTAG TTTATTTTCCAGGTACACATTATTTACGTAGTTACAACAATAAACTCCAGCCTTGGGCTACTTTAGATGAAAGAAATAAATTAGACATTGGTCCTGTCAATCCAACAGAAGAGGGTCTCGCTTCACTTCACAGTATCATGTttag TAAACCTTTCCTGTGGCGCATAGCTCTATTGTACTACACCACCTATAAAGCTTCCAAAATGTCCTTTAAAGATACCTTCAGTGACCTTTCTAAATATGTGGAAAATCCTGATATCAGGTGGGAATACTGTATGCGAGCAAAGCGAGGACAGTTGGACACATCAAGGCCAG GAAGCTTTTGCAAAGATCAAGTCTATTTAGTGGGTGTCTTGCAGTTacttaaaagaagaaaaaatttagattttcCGATGCTTCTACGGCTAGGTAAAATATCATTTCGGGATGTGAATCGCAGATGTGTAACAGATGCTGCTAAATTAGACAAGACCAGAATCCCAAAGTTCATGGAAGATTTAGAGAGTTATCATCAGAAACTAGACAATGTTGTCAAAACCAATGGTCTTACAGATATATTGTCACATGTAGAATGA
- the LOC106068300 gene encoding dynein light chain roadblock-type 2-like — protein MAAEVEETLKRIQSHRGVTGTIVVNSEGIPIKTTLDNSTTVQYASLIHSLTAKARSTVRDIDPSNDLKFLRIRSRKNEIMCAPDKEFLLIVIQQDEQS, from the exons ATG GCTGCTGAAGTAGAAGAAACTTTGAAGAGAATCCAGTCTCACAGAGGTGTGACAGGGACAATTGTTGTCAACAGTGAAG GCATACCTATAAAGACTACACTGGACAACTCCACAACTGTGCAATATGCTAGCCTCATCCACAGTTTGACAGCGAAGGCGCGAAGTACAGTCAGGGATATTGACCCTTCAAATGATCTCAAGTTTTTGCGAATTCGTTCCCGTAAGAATGAGATCATGTGCGCACCTG ATAAGGAGTTCCTTCTTATAGTGATACAGCAAGATGAACAGTCTTAA
- the LOC106068299 gene encoding putative tyrosine carboxypeptidase MATCAP2 isoform X1 yields MEVVYKLHLNNQKKYVQKPYLNTGNGQISNQARKQSKKKCFSPCRLDELAAPPARLRLLPVHQKMTNIRLKKLPLLAAVKPENVKAEKDRFMRANFNYNPYFMYKGCTDDKTMNTFNYPSDRYLPEAILILENTIAHFGNFETFEKVTGGPPITRAGVLSLTKQYLANENLEDEVRIILKDDLISRGSFINSHGYYTVHLRCANLRENCLEGLLNHEVVYFPGTHYLRSYNNKLQPWATLDERNKLDIGPVNPTEEGLASLHSIMFRSKPFLWRIALLYYTTYKASKMSFKDTFSDLSKYVENPDIRWEYCMRAKRGQLDTSRPGSFCKDQVYLVGVLQLLKRRKNLDFPMLLRLGKISFRDVNRRCVTDAAKLDKTRIPKFMEDLESYHQKLDNVVKTNGLTDILSHVE; encoded by the exons ATGGAAGTTGTGTACAAACTGCatttaaataatcaaaaaaaatatgttcaaaagCCTTATTTAAATACAGGAAATGGTCAAATTTCTAATCAAGCaagaaaacaaagcaaaaaaaaatgtttttctcctTGTCGCTTAGATGAACTTGCAGCTCCACCAGCCAGATTGCGTCTTCTTCCAGTGCATCAAAAAATGACGAATATTAGATTGAAGAAACTTCCTTTGCTTGCAGCAGTTAAACCAGAGAATGTGAAAGCTGAAAAAGATAGGTTCATGAGAGCAAACTTCAATTACAACCCTTACTTTATGTATAAAGGATGTACAGATGATAAAACTATGAATACATTCAATTATCCATCTGACAGATATTTGCCAGAG GCCATATTAATTCTTGAAAACACAATAGCCCATTTTGGAAACTTTGAAACCTTTGAAAAGGTGACAGGAGGACCCCCGATAACAAGGGCTGGAGTTTTAAGCCTGACAAAACA GTATTTGGCCAATGAAAATTTAGAGGATGAAGTGCGCATCATTCTCAAAGATGACCTGATCAGCAGAGGCTCCTTCATCAACAGCCATGGCTATTACACAGTGCACCTACGTTGTGCTAATCTTAGAGAAAACTGTCTTGAAGGTTTGCTCAATCATGAAGTAG TTTATTTTCCAGGTACACATTATTTACGTAGTTACAACAATAAACTCCAGCCTTGGGCTACTTTAGATGAAAGAAATAAATTAGACATTGGTCCTGTCAATCCAACAGAAGAGGGTCTCGCTTCACTTCACAGTATCATGTttag AAGTAAACCTTTCCTGTGGCGCATAGCTCTATTGTACTACACCACCTATAAAGCTTCCAAAATGTCCTTTAAAGATACCTTCAGTGACCTTTCTAAATATGTGGAAAATCCTGATATCAGGTGGGAATACTGTATGCGAGCAAAGCGAGGACAGTTGGACACATCAAGGCCAG GAAGCTTTTGCAAAGATCAAGTCTATTTAGTGGGTGTCTTGCAGTTacttaaaagaagaaaaaatttagattttcCGATGCTTCTACGGCTAGGTAAAATATCATTTCGGGATGTGAATCGCAGATGTGTAACAGATGCTGCTAAATTAGACAAGACCAGAATCCCAAAGTTCATGGAAGATTTAGAGAGTTATCATCAGAAACTAGACAATGTTGTCAAAACCAATGGTCTTACAGATATATTGTCACATGTAGAATGA